A single region of the Aeromonas hydrophila subsp. hydrophila ATCC 7966 genome encodes:
- the coaE gene encoding dephospho-CoA kinase (Dephospho-CoA kinase (CoaE) performs the final step in coenzyme A biosynthesis.) → MYVVAITGGIGSGKTTVANQFAELGIEVVDADVIAREVVEPGTPALATIAAHFGSDVITPAGQLNRRRLRERVFTDPQAKGWLNALLHPLIRTEMQRQCAAARSPYCLLVVPLLVENRLTALANRVLVIDVDEATQIERTCRRDGVSREQAQAILTAQASRAERLAAADDVLDNQNGTPEAIKSRILALHETYLAFASQQARQL, encoded by the coding sequence CGCAATCACCGGTGGAATTGGCAGCGGCAAGACCACGGTTGCCAATCAATTTGCAGAGCTCGGCATCGAAGTAGTGGATGCGGACGTCATCGCCCGCGAGGTAGTCGAGCCCGGTACCCCTGCCCTGGCCACCATCGCCGCCCATTTTGGCTCAGATGTCATCACCCCCGCTGGCCAGCTCAATCGCCGTCGGCTGCGTGAGCGGGTCTTCACTGACCCGCAGGCCAAGGGCTGGCTCAACGCTCTGCTCCACCCCCTCATTCGCACCGAGATGCAGCGCCAGTGTGCGGCCGCTCGCTCCCCCTATTGCTTGCTGGTAGTGCCCTTGCTGGTGGAAAACCGGCTCACTGCCCTAGCCAATCGGGTATTGGTGATCGACGTGGACGAAGCGACCCAGATTGAGCGTACCTGCCGCCGGGACGGCGTGAGCCGCGAGCAGGCCCAAGCCATCCTGACCGCCCAGGCGAGCCGGGCCGAACGGCTGGCGGCAGCCGACGATGTGCTGGACAACCAGAATGGCACGCCCGAGGCGATAAAGAGCCGAATTTTAGCGCTGCACGAGACATATCTGGCATTTGCCTCTCAACAAGCCCGCCAACTGTGA
- the mutT gene encoding 8-oxo-dGTP diphosphatase MutT — protein MEQKKRIWVAVGVIENERGDIFIAKRSADRHQGDRWEFPGGKVEAGEDLLTALDRELWEEIGIRVQDCAPFMELHHDYPDKQVLLDIWKVTRFSGEPFGKEGQECRWVPLASLHEYHFPDANGPIVTRLQASLAAQG, from the coding sequence ATGGAACAGAAGAAACGGATCTGGGTGGCGGTCGGCGTCATCGAGAACGAACGGGGCGATATCTTTATCGCCAAGCGCTCCGCCGATCGCCATCAGGGGGATCGCTGGGAGTTTCCAGGCGGCAAGGTGGAAGCCGGGGAGGATCTGCTTACTGCGCTGGATCGCGAACTGTGGGAAGAGATCGGGATCCGGGTGCAGGATTGCGCCCCCTTCATGGAACTGCATCACGACTACCCGGACAAGCAGGTGCTGCTGGATATCTGGAAGGTGACCCGCTTTAGCGGCGAGCCGTTCGGCAAGGAGGGGCAGGAGTGTCGCTGGGTGCCGCTGGCCTCTCTGCACGAGTACCATTTCCCCGACGCCAATGGCCCGATCGTGACGCGCCTGCAGGCATCACTGGCCGCACAGGGCTGA
- the lpxC gene encoding UDP-3-O-acyl-N-acetylglucosamine deacetylase, giving the protein MIRQRTLKTSVQATGVGLHSGRKVTMTFRPAPVNTGIVYLRTDLNPVVELPANADQVRDTVLCTALVNEAGVRVSTIEHLSAALAGMGIDNLYVEVDAPEIPVMDGSAHPFIYLLQEVGIREQNAPKQFVRIKQSIRVEDGDKWAEFHPYRNGFKMDLEIDFQHPVFEGRNQRCVLDFSGASFVKEISRARTFGFMRDIEYLRSQNLALGGSLENAVVLDDYRVLNEDGLRYEDEFVKHKMLDAIGDLYMCNRSIIGEFRAYKTGHALNNKLLRALLAKQEAWELVTFEGEGDKAPIAYYDNGLVLA; this is encoded by the coding sequence ATGATTAGACAAAGAACCTTGAAAACGAGTGTCCAGGCCACCGGTGTCGGCCTGCATTCGGGCCGGAAAGTCACAATGACGTTCCGTCCGGCGCCTGTTAACACAGGGATCGTTTACTTGCGTACCGATCTGAATCCTGTGGTTGAGCTGCCAGCCAATGCCGATCAGGTGCGTGATACCGTGCTTTGTACCGCTCTGGTCAATGAAGCCGGTGTCCGAGTCTCTACCATTGAGCACCTCTCTGCCGCGCTGGCCGGGATGGGCATCGACAACCTCTATGTCGAGGTTGATGCGCCCGAGATCCCGGTGATGGACGGCAGTGCGCACCCCTTTATCTACCTGCTGCAAGAAGTCGGTATCCGTGAACAGAATGCGCCCAAGCAGTTTGTGCGGATCAAGCAGAGCATCCGGGTTGAAGACGGCGACAAGTGGGCGGAATTCCACCCCTATCGCAACGGCTTCAAGATGGATCTCGAGATCGACTTCCAGCATCCGGTATTTGAAGGACGCAATCAGCGTTGCGTGCTGGACTTCTCCGGTGCCTCTTTCGTGAAAGAGATCAGCCGTGCTCGTACGTTCGGTTTCATGCGTGACATCGAGTACCTGCGTTCCCAGAACCTGGCGCTGGGCGGAAGCCTGGAAAACGCCGTGGTGCTGGATGACTATCGGGTACTGAACGAAGATGGCCTGCGCTATGAAGATGAATTCGTCAAACACAAGATGTTGGATGCGATCGGTGACCTTTACATGTGTAACCGCAGCATCATTGGCGAATTCCGTGCCTACAAGACCGGCCATGCCCTGAACAACAAGCTGCTGCGTGCCTTGCTGGCCAAGCAGGAGGCCTGGGAACTGGTGACCTTCGAGGGTGAGGGCGACAAAGCGCCCATCGCTTACTACGATAACGGTCTGGTTCTGGCCTGA
- a CDS encoding tetratricopeptide repeat protein — MSKMPTGWDTTAHNSWLAGQRQVAIQQLLARLNGSAAKPIALQLQFAYYLFLCDDPASAAQVLEMAHKAKPANDEVLRNLCACLSRAGQYELAVARLQTLQQRAPDDFHALDALCASLAKLDRYDEAALAGTRSLTLKARSAGKAPPSWALPTAEPAVWLADGSRKPDVIAFSLWGSAPRYLRGAIDNVLAAAYLYPGWQVRFYVDESVPAELLAALRELGAELLLQPAGQPLRQRLCWRFQVANDPLVGRFLVRDVDSVPGVRELLAVQEWLASTHWFHIMRDWWSHTDLVLAGMWGGVAGVLPPLAPLLEGYQPDVMETPNIDQWFLRDRLWGYLSQSCLVHDRCFTPPGAIPWPQPAPGGSEHVGQDIFTAQREPQAHRLAPWIARLPCLR; from the coding sequence ATGAGCAAGATGCCGACAGGATGGGATACTACTGCCCACAACAGCTGGCTGGCGGGCCAGCGTCAGGTTGCCATCCAGCAACTGCTGGCCCGGCTCAACGGCAGCGCGGCCAAGCCGATTGCCTTGCAGCTGCAGTTTGCCTATTACCTCTTTCTGTGCGATGACCCGGCTTCCGCGGCGCAGGTGCTGGAGATGGCCCACAAGGCCAAACCCGCCAATGACGAGGTGCTGCGCAACCTCTGCGCTTGCCTGTCGCGGGCCGGTCAGTACGAGCTGGCAGTGGCACGCTTGCAAACCTTGCAGCAGCGCGCCCCCGACGATTTCCATGCGCTGGACGCCCTCTGCGCCTCGCTGGCCAAGCTGGATCGCTACGATGAGGCCGCTCTGGCGGGAACCCGCTCACTGACCCTGAAGGCCCGGTCGGCGGGCAAGGCGCCACCATCCTGGGCATTGCCTACGGCAGAACCGGCCGTCTGGTTGGCCGATGGCAGTCGCAAACCGGATGTCATCGCTTTTTCCCTGTGGGGCAGTGCTCCCCGTTATCTGCGAGGAGCCATCGACAATGTGCTGGCGGCGGCCTATCTCTATCCGGGCTGGCAGGTGCGTTTCTACGTGGATGAGAGCGTGCCGGCCGAGTTGCTCGCTGCGCTGCGCGAACTGGGGGCAGAGCTCTTGTTGCAACCTGCCGGTCAGCCTTTGCGTCAGCGTCTGTGCTGGCGTTTCCAGGTGGCCAATGATCCACTGGTGGGGCGCTTTCTGGTGCGGGATGTGGATTCGGTGCCGGGCGTGCGCGAGCTGCTGGCGGTACAGGAGTGGCTTGCATCGACGCACTGGTTTCATATCATGCGCGACTGGTGGAGCCATACCGATCTGGTGCTGGCGGGGATGTGGGGCGGGGTGGCCGGCGTATTGCCGCCGTTGGCGCCCCTGCTCGAAGGCTATCAGCCCGATGTGATGGAGACGCCGAACATCGACCAATGGTTTTTGCGCGATCGGCTCTGGGGTTATCTCTCGCAGAGCTGTCTGGTGCACGATCGCTGCTTCACGCCGCCAGGTGCCATTCCCTGGCCGCAGCCCGCCCCTGGCGGGAGCGAACATGTGGGGCAGGATATCTTTACGGCACAAAGGGAGCCGCAGGCCCATCGGCTGGCGCCCTGGATTGCCCGTTTGCCGTGTTTACGTTGA
- the secA gene encoding preprotein translocase subunit SecA codes for MISTLLTKIIGSRNDRTLKALRKIVKQINAMEPQFEALSDAQLQAKTAEYRQRLEQGETLEQLLPEAFATVREASRRVFGMRHFDVQLIGGMVLNSNRIAEMKTGEGKTLTATLPAYLNALSGRGVHVVTVNDYLAKRDAEANRPLFAFLGMTVDCNVPGMDASQKRDAYAADITYGTNNEFGFDYLRDNMAFSPEQRVQRPLNYALVDEVDSVLIDEARTPLIISGPAEDSSELYIRVNKLIPLLVKQDKEDSEEYTGDGHYTVDEKNRQALLTENGQIFVEELLKKEGLLAEDDSLFSATNISLLHHVNAGLRAHTLFERNVDYIVQKDEIVIVDEHTGRTMPGRRWSDGLHQAVEAKEGVKIQNENQTLASITFQNYFRLYDKLAGMTGTADTEAFEFQQIYGLDTVVIPTNKPMVRKDMGDLVYLTANEKYAAIIEDIRGCVERGQPVLVGTVSIENSELLSGILTKENIPHKVLNAKFHAMEAEIVAQAGQTGAVTIATNMAGRGTDIVLGGNWQAEIAQLENPTEAQIAELKAAWQVRHDAVLAAGGLHIIGTERHESRRIDNQLRGRSGRQGDPGSSRFYLSMEDTLMRIFASDRVTGMMKKLGMEEGEAIEHPWVTKAIENAQRKVEGRNFDIRKSLLEFDDVANDQRKVVYEQRNELLDTSDISETIHVIRDDVYGAIIDEYIPPQSLEEMWDVPGLEARLKSDFALDLPLQQWLAEDDKLYEEKLRERILDEATKLYAHKEELVGKEVLRNFEKAVMLQTLDGLWKEHLAAMDHLRQGIHLRGYAQKNPKQEYKRESFDLFTQMLETLKRDVVSILSRVQVQERDVEAMEEQQRQQAEAAPRTYTHAAADNQLADDEAQAEAAPVTFVRDEQKVGRNDPCPCGSGKKYKHCHGQLT; via the coding sequence ATGATTAGCACACTGCTTACCAAGATTATCGGCAGCCGGAACGACAGAACGCTCAAGGCTCTGCGCAAAATTGTAAAACAGATCAATGCGATGGAGCCTCAGTTCGAAGCTCTGTCCGATGCACAGCTGCAGGCCAAGACGGCCGAGTATCGTCAGCGTCTGGAGCAGGGTGAGACACTGGAGCAGTTGCTGCCGGAGGCCTTTGCCACCGTGCGTGAAGCATCTCGCAGGGTGTTTGGCATGCGTCACTTCGACGTGCAGCTGATCGGTGGCATGGTGCTGAACTCCAACCGCATCGCCGAGATGAAGACAGGTGAAGGCAAGACCCTCACCGCGACCCTGCCGGCCTACCTGAACGCCCTGAGCGGTCGCGGCGTGCACGTGGTGACCGTGAACGACTATCTGGCCAAGCGTGACGCCGAGGCGAACCGCCCGCTGTTCGCCTTCCTCGGCATGACAGTCGACTGCAACGTGCCCGGCATGGACGCGTCCCAGAAGCGTGACGCCTACGCCGCTGACATCACCTACGGTACCAACAACGAATTCGGTTTCGACTACCTGCGCGACAACATGGCGTTCTCGCCCGAGCAGCGCGTGCAGCGTCCGCTCAACTATGCGCTGGTGGATGAGGTGGACTCGGTGCTCATCGATGAAGCCCGTACCCCGCTCATCATCTCCGGCCCGGCCGAAGACAGCTCCGAGCTCTATATCCGTGTCAACAAGCTGATCCCGCTGCTGGTCAAGCAGGACAAGGAAGACTCTGAAGAGTACACCGGCGACGGCCACTACACGGTGGACGAGAAGAACCGTCAGGCTTTGCTGACCGAAAACGGCCAGATCTTCGTCGAAGAGCTGCTCAAGAAAGAGGGGCTGCTGGCCGAGGATGACTCCCTGTTCTCCGCCACCAACATCAGCCTGCTGCACCACGTCAACGCCGGCCTGCGCGCTCATACCCTGTTTGAGCGCAACGTCGACTATATCGTCCAGAAGGACGAGATCGTCATCGTCGACGAGCACACCGGCCGTACCATGCCGGGCCGTCGCTGGTCCGATGGTCTGCATCAGGCGGTCGAAGCGAAGGAAGGGGTCAAGATCCAGAACGAGAACCAGACTCTGGCCTCCATCACCTTCCAGAACTACTTCCGTCTGTACGACAAGCTGGCGGGCATGACGGGGACTGCCGATACCGAAGCCTTTGAATTCCAGCAAATTTATGGCCTGGATACCGTGGTTATCCCGACCAACAAGCCGATGGTGCGCAAGGACATGGGCGATCTGGTCTACCTGACCGCCAACGAGAAGTATGCCGCCATCATCGAAGACATTCGCGGTTGCGTCGAACGCGGCCAGCCGGTACTGGTCGGTACCGTCTCCATCGAGAACTCCGAGCTGCTCTCCGGCATCCTGACCAAGGAGAACATCCCGCACAAGGTGCTGAACGCCAAGTTCCACGCCATGGAAGCGGAGATCGTCGCCCAGGCCGGTCAGACCGGCGCCGTCACCATCGCCACCAACATGGCCGGTCGTGGTACCGACATCGTGCTCGGCGGCAACTGGCAAGCGGAAATCGCCCAGCTGGAGAACCCGACCGAGGCACAAATCGCCGAGCTGAAAGCGGCCTGGCAGGTGCGTCACGATGCGGTACTGGCCGCTGGTGGTCTGCACATCATAGGTACCGAGCGCCACGAATCCCGTCGTATCGACAACCAGCTGCGCGGCCGTTCCGGTCGTCAGGGCGACCCGGGTTCCTCCCGTTTCTACCTCTCCATGGAAGATACCTTGATGCGGATCTTCGCCTCCGATCGCGTCACCGGCATGATGAAGAAGCTGGGGATGGAAGAGGGCGAGGCCATCGAGCACCCGTGGGTGACCAAGGCGATCGAAAATGCCCAGCGCAAGGTGGAGGGTCGCAACTTCGACATCCGCAAGAGCTTGCTGGAGTTTGACGACGTGGCCAACGACCAGCGCAAGGTGGTTTACGAGCAGCGCAATGAGCTGCTGGACACCAGCGATATCTCCGAGACCATCCACGTCATCCGTGACGATGTCTATGGCGCCATCATCGACGAGTACATCCCGCCCCAGTCCCTGGAAGAGATGTGGGACGTGCCGGGTCTGGAAGCCCGCCTGAAGTCCGACTTCGCGCTGGATCTGCCGTTGCAGCAGTGGCTGGCGGAAGACGACAAGCTCTATGAAGAGAAACTGCGCGAGCGCATCCTGGATGAAGCCACCAAACTCTATGCCCACAAGGAAGAGCTGGTCGGCAAGGAGGTGCTGCGCAACTTCGAGAAGGCGGTGATGCTGCAAACCCTGGACGGCCTGTGGAAAGAGCACTTGGCGGCCATGGATCACCTGCGTCAGGGCATCCATCTGCGCGGTTACGCCCAGAAAAACCCCAAGCAGGAGTACAAGCGCGAATCCTTCGATCTGTTCACCCAGATGCTGGAAACCCTCAAGCGCGACGTGGTCAGCATCCTGAGCCGGGTACAGGTGCAGGAGCGCGATGTGGAGGCGATGGAAGAGCAGCAGCGCCAGCAGGCCGAAGCCGCTCCCCGCACCTACACCCATGCCGCGGCCGACAACCAGCTGGCTGACGACGAGGCCCAGGCCGAAGCTGCCCCGGTTACCTTCGTGCGGGACGAGCAGAAGGTGGGACGCAATGACCCCTGCCCGTGTGGCTCAGGCAAAAAATACAAGCACTGCCACGGTCAGTTGACCTGA
- the zapD gene encoding cell division protein ZapD, translating into MIYDFPLNEKSRTYLRLESLFSQIRDNLESDQSWAHIAFFKGLFDLQELLERGDLRADLIKDLERLGQRLSHWASLPDVDLEQISQMQQESAQLSRNLLSAPRPGARLKEDRLLGSIRQRFSIPGGLCAFDVPQLHHWLATPAIARHQQMQLWLSDINLLMNAISLLLRLWRESGNFSEQVAVNGFFQDTAESAELIRIRLTGTQQCYPTLSGHKNRFALRFLPTTEQQIGDVPFQLACC; encoded by the coding sequence ATGATTTACGATTTTCCCCTCAATGAAAAAAGCCGGACCTATCTTCGTCTGGAGTCCCTGTTTTCCCAGATCCGCGACAATCTGGAGAGCGACCAGTCCTGGGCACATATCGCCTTTTTCAAGGGTCTGTTCGACCTGCAGGAGTTGCTGGAACGCGGCGACCTGCGCGCCGATCTGATCAAGGATCTGGAGCGCCTCGGCCAGCGCCTGAGCCACTGGGCCAGCCTGCCCGATGTTGACCTGGAGCAGATCAGCCAGATGCAACAGGAGAGCGCCCAGCTGTCCCGCAACCTGCTGAGTGCCCCGCGTCCCGGTGCCCGCCTCAAAGAGGATCGGCTGCTCGGCTCCATTCGCCAACGCTTCTCCATTCCGGGCGGATTGTGCGCCTTCGACGTGCCGCAACTGCACCACTGGCTCGCTACCCCGGCCATCGCCCGTCATCAGCAGATGCAGCTGTGGCTGAGCGACATCAATCTGTTGATGAACGCCATCTCCCTGCTGCTGCGGCTGTGGCGTGAGTCCGGCAACTTCAGCGAGCAGGTTGCCGTCAACGGCTTCTTCCAGGATACCGCCGAGAGCGCCGAGCTGATCCGCATCCGTCTGACCGGCACCCAGCAGTGCTACCCCACCCTGAGCGGCCACAAGAACCGGTTCGCCCTGCGTTTCCTGCCTACCACGGAGCAGCAGATCGGTGATGTTCCCTTCCAGCTTGCCTGCTGCTAA
- the yacG gene encoding DNA gyrase inhibitor YacG: MVTKVKCPTCQTELEWGPQSPFRPFCSKRCQLIDLGEWADEEKRIPGEIDPELLPYPEEGEQWQ, from the coding sequence ATGGTGACCAAAGTAAAGTGCCCGACCTGCCAAACCGAGCTGGAATGGGGCCCACAAAGTCCGTTTCGGCCGTTCTGCAGCAAGCGCTGCCAGCTGATCGATCTCGGCGAGTGGGCCGACGAGGAGAAGCGGATCCCGGGGGAAATAGACCCGGAGCTGCTGCCCTACCCCGAAGAAGGGGAGCAGTGGCAGTAA
- the ftsA gene encoding cell division protein FtsA has protein sequence MTKTADRNLIVGLDIGTTKVAVLVGEVLPDGELNVIGMGSHASRGMDKGGVNDLDSVVKSLRRAVEEAEMMADCQISSVYLGLSGKHIDCRNETGMVPISDEEVTQEDVDNVIHTAKSVRLSDELRVLHVLPQEFAIDYQEGIKNPVGLSGVRMAAKVHLITCHNDMARNIEKCVEKVGLRVDQLIFSALASSYAVLTEDEKELGVCVVDIGGGTMDMSLFTGGALRHTKVIPYAGSTVTSDIAYAFGTPPLDAEAIKVRYGCALGRLVSKEDNIEVPSVGGRPARSLQRQTLAEVIEPRYTELLSMVNDELVRVQSELKAQGVKHQLAAGVVLTGGAAQIEGIVECAEQIFQSQVRVGEPMNIRGLSDYVQAPVYSTAVGLLQYGRTHQSTGSSKEYAAKASVGGLVKRVSNWLRGEF, from the coding sequence ATGACCAAAACCGCAGATAGAAATCTGATTGTCGGGCTGGATATCGGCACAACCAAGGTGGCGGTTCTGGTTGGCGAAGTGCTGCCAGACGGTGAGCTCAATGTCATCGGCATGGGCAGTCACGCCTCTCGCGGCATGGACAAGGGCGGGGTCAACGATCTTGATTCCGTGGTCAAGTCCCTGCGTCGCGCGGTGGAAGAGGCTGAAATGATGGCCGACTGCCAGATCAGCTCCGTCTATCTGGGGTTGTCCGGCAAGCATATCGACTGTCGCAATGAAACCGGCATGGTGCCCATCTCCGACGAAGAGGTGACCCAGGAAGACGTGGACAACGTCATCCACACCGCCAAGTCGGTACGGTTGTCCGATGAGCTCCGGGTGCTGCACGTGCTGCCCCAGGAGTTCGCCATCGACTACCAGGAAGGGATCAAGAACCCGGTCGGCCTCTCCGGCGTGCGGATGGCGGCCAAGGTGCACCTGATCACCTGCCACAACGACATGGCTCGCAACATCGAGAAATGTGTGGAGAAGGTGGGTCTGCGGGTGGATCAGCTGATCTTCTCCGCACTGGCGTCCAGCTACGCCGTGCTGACCGAAGACGAGAAAGAGCTGGGTGTCTGCGTGGTGGACATCGGTGGCGGCACCATGGACATGTCGCTGTTTACCGGCGGTGCCTTGCGTCACACCAAGGTGATCCCGTACGCCGGCAGCACGGTGACCAGCGACATCGCCTACGCCTTCGGCACTCCGCCGCTCGATGCGGAGGCGATCAAGGTGCGCTATGGCTGCGCCCTCGGCCGGCTGGTCAGCAAGGAAGACAATATTGAAGTACCCAGTGTCGGCGGTCGTCCGGCGCGCAGCCTGCAGCGGCAGACACTGGCTGAAGTGATTGAGCCCCGTTACACCGAGTTGCTCTCCATGGTGAATGATGAGCTGGTGCGGGTACAAAGCGAATTGAAAGCGCAGGGGGTCAAGCATCAGCTTGCAGCCGGTGTGGTCTTGACCGGCGGCGCTGCCCAGATCGAAGGCATTGTGGAGTGCGCAGAGCAGATCTTCCAGAGCCAGGTCCGGGTAGGGGAGCCCATGAATATCCGGGGATTGAGTGATTATGTGCAGGCGCCTGTGTACTCGACCGCGGTCGGGTTGCTGCAGTATGGCCGCACCCATCAATCCACCGGCAGTAGCAAGGAATATGCCGCCAAGGCAAGCGTAGGTGGGCTGGTCAAACGGGTCAGCAACTGGTTGCGTGGCGAGTTCTAA
- a CDS encoding M23 family metallopeptidase, producing the protein MSITLILNGKQRRKLHLPKQRLAWVGGIFFTVLALSGGWLWQSWHQTMEALEVALAMAEQQKSTQGADEAREQLAMLAAQVGTMQGQLGRLNALGERLTEKADLDPEEFNFKELPPMGGPSYDADLEVSLNELQDSMKHLSQQLSSREEQLSVLESFIMNHHITDAGFISGTPVKQERVWVSSGFGGRVDPFNGRAKMHKGVDFRGKPGTPILATGPGVVSWAGRHPEFGNMVEINHGNGLVTRYAHNSKLLVEVGTLVDEGQKIALMGRTGRATGVHLHYEVLKDGRQVDPARFLNARRG; encoded by the coding sequence ATGAGCATTACCCTGATCCTCAATGGCAAGCAGCGACGCAAGTTGCACTTACCGAAACAACGTCTGGCCTGGGTCGGCGGTATCTTCTTCACTGTATTGGCCCTGAGTGGTGGCTGGCTCTGGCAGAGCTGGCATCAAACAATGGAGGCGCTGGAAGTCGCGCTGGCCATGGCCGAACAGCAAAAATCCACGCAAGGGGCTGACGAAGCCCGCGAACAGCTTGCCATGCTGGCCGCCCAGGTGGGCACCATGCAGGGGCAGCTGGGTCGTCTCAACGCGCTCGGCGAGCGGCTGACCGAAAAGGCCGACCTCGATCCCGAAGAGTTCAATTTCAAGGAGCTGCCCCCCATGGGCGGCCCCTCCTATGATGCGGATCTGGAAGTCAGCCTCAACGAGCTGCAGGACTCCATGAAGCATCTCAGCCAGCAGCTCAGCAGTCGTGAAGAGCAGCTGTCGGTACTTGAATCTTTCATCATGAATCACCATATAACCGATGCCGGCTTTATTTCCGGAACACCGGTCAAGCAGGAGCGGGTTTGGGTCTCCTCTGGCTTCGGTGGCCGGGTCGATCCGTTCAACGGTCGCGCCAAGATGCACAAAGGGGTGGATTTCCGTGGCAAGCCCGGCACCCCCATTCTGGCGACGGGCCCGGGCGTAGTGAGCTGGGCGGGCCGTCATCCGGAATTTGGCAACATGGTGGAGATCAACCACGGCAATGGTTTGGTGACCCGCTATGCCCACAACTCCAAGTTGCTGGTCGAAGTGGGCACCCTGGTCGATGAGGGCCAGAAAATTGCCTTGATGGGACGCACCGGTCGCGCGACCGGGGTCCATTTGCATTACGAAGTGTTGAAAGATGGTCGTCAGGTGGACCCCGCGCGTTTTCTCAATGCCAGACGGGGTTAG
- the ftsZ gene encoding cell division protein FtsZ, with protein MFEFMDSHTDEAVIKVIGVGGGGGNAVEHMVRQNIEGVEFITVNTDAQALRNSSANTTLQIGGGITKGLGAGANPEVGRDAAMEDREALRELLTGSDMVFIAAGMGGGTGTGAAPIVAEVAREMGILTVAVVTKPFSFEGKKRMGFAAHGIEELSKNVDSLITIPNDKLLKVLGRGISLLDAFKAANDVLLGAVQGIAELITRPGLINVDFADVRTVMREMGTAMMGTGSASGDDRAEEAAEKAISSPLLEDVDLAGARGILVNITAGMDMTIEEFETVGNAVKAFASENATVVVGTVIDPEMHDELRVTVVATGIGAERKPDITLVKNNMVQERPARQPLISEALQSRVMEEAPAKVVNAEPQARREPDYLDIPAFLRKQAD; from the coding sequence ATGTTTGAATTTATGGATAGCCACACTGACGAAGCCGTCATTAAAGTGATTGGTGTGGGTGGCGGCGGCGGCAACGCGGTCGAGCACATGGTTCGTCAAAACATCGAAGGCGTTGAATTCATTACCGTCAACACCGACGCCCAGGCTCTGCGTAACTCCAGCGCCAACACAACCCTGCAGATCGGTGGTGGCATCACCAAGGGTCTGGGTGCCGGAGCCAATCCGGAAGTGGGTCGTGATGCGGCCATGGAAGATCGGGAAGCGCTGCGCGAGCTGCTGACTGGTTCCGACATGGTGTTCATCGCCGCCGGCATGGGTGGTGGTACCGGTACCGGTGCTGCACCGATCGTGGCCGAAGTGGCCCGTGAGATGGGTATCCTGACAGTTGCTGTCGTAACCAAGCCGTTCTCCTTCGAAGGGAAGAAGCGGATGGGCTTCGCGGCTCACGGCATCGAAGAGCTGTCCAAGAACGTCGACTCCCTGATCACCATCCCCAACGACAAGTTGCTGAAGGTGCTGGGCCGCGGCATCTCCCTGCTGGACGCCTTCAAGGCTGCCAACGACGTACTGCTTGGCGCGGTACAGGGCATTGCCGAGCTGATCACCCGTCCGGGCTTGATCAACGTCGACTTCGCGGACGTGCGTACCGTGATGCGTGAAATGGGCACCGCCATGATGGGTACCGGTTCCGCCTCCGGTGATGACCGCGCCGAAGAAGCGGCCGAGAAAGCCATCTCCAGCCCGTTGCTGGAAGACGTGGATCTGGCCGGTGCCCGTGGCATCCTGGTCAACATCACCGCCGGCATGGACATGACCATCGAAGAGTTCGAAACCGTGGGTAACGCGGTCAAGGCCTTCGCTTCCGAGAACGCCACCGTGGTGGTAGGTACCGTAATCGACCCGGAAATGCACGACGAACTGCGCGTGACCGTGGTTGCCACCGGTATCGGTGCCGAGCGCAAGCCGGACATCACGCTGGTGAAGAACAACATGGTCCAAGAGCGTCCGGCCCGTCAGCCCCTGATCAGCGAAGCCCTGCAGTCTCGCGTGATGGAAGAGGCCCCGGCCAAGGTGGTCAACGCCGAGCCGCAAGCTCGTCGTGAACCGGATTATCTCGATATTCCTGCGTTCCTGCGCAAGCAAGCCGACTAA